The following proteins come from a genomic window of Geomonas sp. RF6:
- a CDS encoding DMT family transporter produces the protein MPEATVHKPLVNPYLAVLVGVFAVSFSALFVRLCTAPPLIIASYRLLFTFLLLAPTTVAGRLRGVRAMNRRQLLLCAGSGAFLALHFVTWFTSLKYTSVASSVVIVTTQPVFVLLGSWLFFGEKVPRMAVFGGILALSGSFVIGAGDFKIGMDAFWGDVLAFAAAIFVSGYILIGRRLRGSVELSGYTFVTYGVSSVVLVAATLFAKIPFYPYPAADWVLVLALAGVCTVLGHTTFNWALRYVQASVVSVSILGEPLGAILWASIFLHETPTARQLLGGALIFAGLFIFTRVSSRYSKSAAVTGASSATTEAS, from the coding sequence GTGCCTGAGGCAACCGTACATAAACCGCTGGTGAACCCCTACCTTGCAGTCCTGGTAGGGGTTTTTGCCGTCTCCTTCTCGGCGCTCTTCGTGCGGCTGTGCACGGCGCCCCCCCTCATTATCGCGAGCTACCGGCTCCTTTTCACCTTCCTTCTCCTGGCGCCCACCACTGTTGCCGGGCGCCTTCGCGGCGTGCGAGCGATGAATCGCCGGCAGCTCCTCCTGTGCGCCGGAAGCGGCGCCTTCCTGGCGCTCCACTTCGTCACCTGGTTCACCTCGCTCAAATACACAAGCGTCGCCAGCTCCGTCGTCATCGTCACCACCCAGCCCGTCTTCGTGCTCCTCGGCTCGTGGCTCTTCTTTGGAGAGAAGGTGCCGCGCATGGCCGTCTTTGGCGGGATACTCGCCCTCTCCGGCAGCTTCGTCATCGGGGCGGGGGATTTCAAGATCGGGATGGATGCCTTCTGGGGGGACGTGCTGGCATTTGCCGCAGCAATCTTCGTCTCCGGCTACATCCTGATCGGGCGGCGGCTGCGGGGGAGCGTGGAGCTCTCCGGGTATACCTTCGTGACCTACGGCGTGAGCTCCGTCGTGCTGGTCGCGGCGACCCTCTTTGCGAAGATCCCTTTTTACCCGTATCCCGCTGCAGACTGGGTACTCGTTCTTGCACTGGCGGGCGTGTGCACAGTCCTTGGCCACACGACCTTCAACTGGGCGCTACGCTACGTGCAGGCGTCGGTCGTCTCCGTCAGCATCCTCGGCGAGCCGCTCGGAGCAATCCTTTGGGCCTCGATCTTCCTCCATGAGACCCCGACCGCGCGCCAGCTTCTCGGCGGGGCGCTGATCTTTGCCGGCCTCTTCATCTTTACCAGGGTCTCGTCCCGCTACTCAAAGAGTGCGGCGGTGACTGGAGCCTCCTCCGCCACGACGGAGGCATCATGA
- a CDS encoding ABC transporter ATP-binding protein, whose protein sequence is MLVVEQLSVNYKAIKALKGVNCEVKQGEIVALIGANGAGKTTILNTISGIVPAAAGKISYNGKDITQVPPHEIVKMGICQVPEGRRVFSKMSVLENLEMGAYSKSDKKMMQDGIERAFSLFPRLAERKKQLAKTLSGGEQQMLAMGRALMTSPKLLLLDEPSMGLAPMLVEKIFEIIGEINKTGTTIMLVEQNAHMALSIANRAYVLETGEVVLKGDAKELAANPEVRKAYLGE, encoded by the coding sequence ATGCTCGTCGTTGAACAACTCTCGGTAAATTACAAGGCGATCAAGGCCCTCAAAGGTGTCAACTGCGAAGTGAAGCAGGGTGAGATCGTAGCGCTGATCGGTGCCAACGGCGCCGGGAAGACCACCATTCTCAACACCATCTCGGGGATCGTCCCGGCGGCCGCCGGCAAGATCTCCTATAACGGAAAAGATATTACCCAGGTTCCCCCCCACGAGATCGTGAAGATGGGGATCTGCCAGGTTCCGGAAGGGCGTCGCGTCTTCTCCAAGATGAGCGTTCTGGAGAACCTGGAGATGGGTGCCTATTCCAAGAGCGACAAGAAGATGATGCAGGACGGGATCGAGCGGGCCTTTTCGCTCTTCCCCCGCCTTGCCGAGCGCAAGAAGCAGCTCGCGAAGACCCTCTCCGGCGGGGAGCAGCAGATGCTCGCCATGGGGCGCGCCCTGATGACCAGCCCGAAGCTCCTCCTCCTGGACGAGCCCTCCATGGGGCTTGCTCCGATGCTGGTGGAGAAGATCTTCGAGATCATCGGCGAGATCAACAAGACCGGGACGACGATCATGCTGGTGGAGCAGAACGCCCACATGGCGCTCTCCATCGCCAACCGCGCCTACGTCCTCGAGACGGGCGAGGTCGTCCTGAAAGGTGACGCCAAGGAGCTGGCAGCTAATCCCGAGGTGCGCAAGGCTTACCTTGGAGAATAG